A window of Deltaproteobacteria bacterium genomic DNA:
GCCTGGTGGAAGGAAGCTTCCGCGCCGGCAAGCCCTACGACGTGTACCACGCCGCCACCCTGGGTGCCGCCAAGGCCCTGCGCCGCGACGACCTGGGACGGCTGGCGCCGGGCGCCAAGGCCGACATGATCCTCGCGGACCTGCGCCGCACCCACTTCGGCGCCGTGCGCGATCCCATCAAGTCCCTGGTGGAAGGCGGCAGCGGCAGCGACATCGAAACCATTATCGTGGACGGGGAGACGCTGCTGGAAGGCGGCCGTCCCACGCGTTTCGATGAAGCCGAATTGCTGACCGAGATCCAGGAAGGCGCCCAGCCGCTGTGGGACTCCGTGCCCGAATGGCGCGCCCTGGGCGAGACCATCGACGACGTGGCCCCCATGAGCTACCCGGTGCGGCCGCGTTGAACAGCCGGTTGGACTAGTGTGGTGTCAATCCGACCAGGGACGCCAAGGTCTCGGGAGCACCTCTTTCAGGCGCCCCGACGGGCGTCCGAGGAGGCCGCGGTGCCGACCATCGAGAGACAAGGCGTCACCCTCTACTACGAAACCCACGGCGCGGGGCGTCCGTTCCTGTTCCTGAGCGAGACCGCGTGCCACTGCGACGTGTGGAAGCTCCACCAGGTGCCCGAGTTCTCCCGCGGCCATCAGGTGATCCTGTACGACTATCGCGGCACCGGCCGTTCGACCTGGCCGTCGGGGCCCTACAGCGTCAAGGATTTCGCCGACGACGCGGCGGCGGTCCTGGAACACTTGGACGCTCGCGACGCGGTCGTATGCGGCCATTCCATGGGTGGCTCGGTGGCCCAGGTCATGGCCCTGGACCATTCCGACCGGGTCTCCGCCCTGATCTGCGCCTCGGGCCGCGCCTTCAATCCGACGCCGGGCATCCCGCTGCGAATCGCCAAGGAAATGGTGGAGTGGGGCTACAAACAGTACCTGCGCGACCACGGCATCCTCGTGGGCTTCACCGACGCGTTCGTCAAGCGGTACCCTCACCGGGTGGAAGGCTATCTGGCGGTGCGATTGGCACACCTCAACCCGGTGGAACAGTATTTTCGCCACGTCATCGCGCGCCAAGCGCACGACGTGAAGGAACGCCTCAAGGAAATCCGCATGCCCACGCTGATCCTGGTGGGGGCGGAGGAGCACAACGTCACCAGCGACACGTCGTTGCGGCAGGCCGCGGACGAGCTGGCCGCCGGAATTCCGGGAGCGGAATTCGTCGAGCTCGAGGGCGAGAGGCACAGCTATTTCTTCGTGAACCCCGACGCGGCCCACGCCGCGATCCGGAAGTTCCTGGCCGGTTGACCCGGAAACGGCCGACGCGGCGCCACGCCGCCGCCTTGACGCCGCCATGGACGCGGCCCGCGGGAGGACAAGGATGAACGCGATCTTTCAAACGGAACCCAACATGGCCTTCGTCATCCTGCGCCTGGGCCTGGCCGTGACCTTCTTCGCCCACAGTTCAATGCATCTCATCGGCTGGTTCGGCGGCAGGGGCATCAAGGGACAGACGGGCAACTGGCGCGACAAGTATCACATCCCCGTGTGGATCGGCGTCATCGGCATCCTCACGGAGGCGCTCAGCGTGCCAGCGTTGATCCTGGGCTTCTTCACCCGCCCGCTGGCCCTCGGCCTGATGATCTTCCTCGCGGTGGCCACCTGGAAGAGTCACGTGGAGTTCGGTTTCTTCCTGTCCGGCGGCGGCCGCAAGGGCATGGGCATCGAATATTGCCTCGCCCTCTTCCTGATGGCGTTCGCGCTTCTGGTGGGCGGCGCGGGAGCGCTGTCCATCGACGGGATGCTCGCCCGGTAGTATCGACGTCCGTCGTTTCTCCCGCCGCCCGTTACGATGTCCGTTTCCGCGATCCGGACGCGCTTGAGCGCGGGGTTCGACGGGCACCGGCTCGGGAGGCCGTCGCGGATGCGGCGCGCTTTCTTGTCCGGGGCTTGCCTGCCGCGCGCCGCCGGGCCAGCAGGGCCGTGACCGTCCTGTAGACCATCCAGCCGACCGCGGCGGCGATCCACACCGGGGCGCTGGCCTGCAGGATCACATCGCGATCCCGGTAGAGCAGGAAACAGAGCACGGTCCAGCCGAGGCTGAGCCACAGGAGCACGATGGCGGAACGCATGGACTGCTAGTGTCTGGTCAGGCCGGCGCTCACCGCCTACGCGGTCTCGGCCGCCGCTTTCCTCAGTGCGCGCCACACGCGTTCCGGCGTCAGCGGCAACTCGTGGATGCGGACCCCCGTGGCCTGCGCCAGGGCGTTGCAGACGGCCGGCGCCACCGGGATGATGCCGCCCTCCCCCATGCCCTTGGCGCCGTAGGGGCCGGGGCCGTCACCGTTCTCCAGCAGGCATGACTCGAAGATCCGGGGAATGTCCCGGAAGGCCGGCACCCGGTAGTCCACGAGGTTCGGATTGAGCGGCTGTCCGTCCGCGTAGATCAGCGACTCGAACAGGGTATGGCCCATGGCCATGACCGCGGCGCCCTCGTCCTGGCCCTCGGCCTGGCGCGGGTTGATGGCGCGGCCGACGTCGGCCACGCTGCTGTAACGCTCCACCGTCAACTCGCCGGTGTCCCGGTCCACCGCCACCACCGCACCGCCGATGCCCACTTCCCAGAAGATCGGCAGGATCGGCGAGATGCCGCCGCCGGCACGCACGTAGCCGCGGCCGATGAGCTCGCCGCCCGGCATGCCGAAGTAGCCCGACACCACCTCCGAGAAATCCCGCCGGGCCTCGCCGCACCAGGCCGCCCCACCCTTGAGCATCACCCGCTCCGGCTCGACGCCGAACTGCTCCGCGGCGATGGCCTTGACCTGCCGGTGGACGTCGGCGGCGGCGAACTTGACCGCGGTGCCCATCACCGTGGTGGAGCGGCTCGCGCCGGTAGAGCGGTCGAACGGCGTGGTATGGGTATCGGTGCCGCGCAGCCTCACGCGCTCGAACGGCACGCACAACTCCTCCGCCACAATCTGGCTCAGCACCGTGCGCGCGCCCTGCCCCACTTCGGTGCTGCCGGCCATGACCACCACGTCGCCGTCGCTCAGCAGACGCACGATGGCCGTGGATACGGGATTGGCCTCGCTGTCGGTGATGCCCACGGCGAAGCCCGTGCCGCCGCCGGCCGGCGGGGCTCCCGTCTGCCGGACCATCTCGGCCACTCGGTTGAGTCCCTCGCGCAGGTCACCGTCGACGCCGCGGGAGTTCGGGCGGATCGCCTCGTCGCGGTCCAGCAGGTGGCGCAGGCGGTACTGAAGGGGATCCAGCCCCAGCGCTTCGGCGATGCGGTCCATCTGCGCCTCCACCGGCCAGATCGACTGGGGGCCGCCGATGGAGCGCATGGAGCCGGCCGGCACGGAGTTGGTGTAGATGCCGTAGCTGTCGGAGCGGAAGTTGGCGCAGCGATAGGCGCCGTGCACGCGCAGGACGGCCCGCGCCACCACTCGCGGCCCGTTGTCGGCATAGGCGCCCGTGTCCAGGTACATCTTGACCTCGCGCGCCATGATGGTGCCGTCGCGCTTCACGCCGGTCTTGATGTGGCAGCGGGCCGAATGGCGCCGGGCGGTGAGCATGGACTCCGTGACGGAGTGTTGCAGGCGCACCGGCTGCCCCGGGGTCTTGCGCGCCAGCGCCACCACCAAGGGCTCGATCTTGAGGTACGACTTTCCGCCGAAGGCGCCGCCCACGTAGGGCACCACCACCTGCACGTCGGTCATGGAGAGACCGAAGAGTTTCGCCAGCTCGGAGCGGATCAGGAAGGGATGCGCCGAGGCGGACCACAGCGTGACCTGCCGCCCCCGCACCAGCGCGGTGGTCGTGTGGGGCTCCATGGAGTAGTGGCACACCATGGGGAAATGGAACGTGTCCTCGAAGATCTCGTCGGACTGCGCGAAGCCCCGGTCGGCATCGCCGAGCTCGATGTGCTCGTGGTGGCAGATGTTGGGGTGCTCGCGCGCGTCCGAGAGGTTCACGTCGTGGAAGTCGCCCGACCCCGCCGCGCGCTCGTGCAGCACCGGGGCGCCGTCCGCCAGGGCCTCGTCCAGCGAAGTGACGCAGGGCAGCTCATCGTACTCGACCTCGATGCGCGAGATCGCCTCCTCGGCCGCCAGCGCGCCGTGCGCGGCCACCGCGGCCACGGGTTCGCCCACGTGGCGCACCCGCTCCATGGCCACGATCGGACGGTCGCGCAGGCAGTGGCCGTAGTAGGGGTCCATGTCGCCCAAGTCGTCCCGGGACAGCACCGCCACCACGCCCGGGACGCGCAGCGCCGCGCTCACGTCGATGGAACGAACCCGGGCGTGGGCATGCGTGCCGCGCAGCACCCGCGCCTCAAGGGTGCCGGGGATGTCCAGGTCGCCGGCGTACATGGCCGCGCCGGTGACCTTGTCGACGCCCTCGATGCGGTTCCGGGGCGTGCCGACGACCTCCATGGCCGTGGATGCGCGTCCCGCTCTAGCCATAGATCACCACCGAACGAATGCTCTTGCCCTCGTGCATGAGGTCGAAGGCACCGTTGATGTCCTCCAGCGGCATGGTGTGGGTGATCATGTCGTCGAGGTTGATCTCGCCCGCGGTGTAGCGGTCGACGTAGCCGGGAAGCTGCGAGCGGCCCTTGACGCCGCCGAAGGCGGTGCCGCGCCACACCCGACCGGTGACGAGCTGGAACGGCCGCGTGCTGATCTCCTTGCCGGCCCCCGCCACCCCGATGATGGTGGACTCGCCCCAACCCTTGTGGCAGCACTCCAGGGCCGCGCGCATGGTGTCGACGTTGCCGATGCACTCGAAGGAGTAGTCCGCGCCGCCGTCGGTCATGTCCACCAGCACCTCCTGGACGGGGCGGTCCGAGTCCCTGGGGTTCAACACGTCCGTGGCGCCCAGGCGTTGCGCCATGTCGAACTTGGCCGGGTTGGTGTCGACGCCGATGATGCGGCCGGCCTTGGCCATGACCGCGCCCTGGATCACGCTCAGGCCGATGCCGCCCAGGCCGAACACGGCCACCGTGGCGCCGGCCTCCACCTTGGCGGTGTTGAGCACCGCGCCGATCCCCGTGGTGACGCCGCACGCCAGCAGGCAGACCTTCTCCAGCGGGGCCTTGGGGTCGATTTTCGCCACGGAGACCTCCGGCAACACCGTGTACTCGCTGAACGTGGACGTTCCCATGTAGTGGAAGATGGGCTTGCCGCCGAGGGTGAACCGGCCGGTGCCGTCGGGCATGACGCCCTGGCCCTGGGTCACGCGGATGGACTGGCACAGGTTGGTCTTGCCCGAGCGGCAGTAGTCGCACGCGCGGCATTCGGGCACGTACAGGGGAATCACGTGGTCGCCGGCCTTCACCGTGGTGACGCCCGCGCCCACCTCCTCCACCACCGCGCCGCCCTCGTGTCCGAGGATGGAGGGGAACAGTCCCTCGGGATCGGCGCCCGAGAGGGTGAACTCGTCGGTGTGGCAAACGCCGGTGGCGACGATACGCATCAGCACCTCCCCTTCCCGGGGTCCTTCGACGTCGACTTCGACCACTTCCAGGGGCTTGCCGGCTTCAAATGCAACGGCCGCGCGTGACTTCATATTCGGCTCCTTTCCGCATGCCCGCCAGGGCAATTTCTACGCACCCGGCCCAACCGTTATCGGGCTTCCTTGCGCCCGCACAGAATCGAGAAGACTTCACAGGCGATGCCGGTGGCCTCGTAGCCGTCCACGCCGTTGGCCTGCGCGATGGCGAACATCTGGTAGACCAGTGAGCTGAAGGGCACCGGGATCTCCATCTCCCGGGCGACGTCGAGGCCGAAGCCCACGTCCTTGGGCATCCACGACTTTCGGGGCTTGAACTCGCCGCTCACGATGATCCGGGTGACGCGCTCCAGGGCGTCGGAGTAGTTCTGCGAGCTGCGAATGAAGTTCTCGAAGTCCTCCTCGTTGAGACCCCCCGCCTTGAGCCAGTTATACACCTCCACCATACCCATGTGCATGATGCCGCTGAACATGGCGTTGGCGGTCTTCACGAGCTTGGCGTTGCCCAGTTCGCCCATGTAGACGACTTTCTTCCCCATGGCCTGGAAGACAGCCAGGTTCTCGTCGTAGAGCGGCCGCGGGCCGGAGGCCCAGATGGAGAGGGTCGCCGCCGCGGCGGCTTCCTCCACGCCGCTGACGGAGGCGTCGAGCAGCGCCCAGCCGCGCTCCCCGAGGGTCCCGTTCACGTCCAGGACGGTCTTCTTGTCGATGCTGCTGAAATCCACCCAGGTGCGCGCGCCTCCGGCCGCCTCCGACAGGCCCCCTTCACCCAGCGCCACCTGGCGCACGGCCGCGCCGTAGGGCAGCATGGAGAGCACCACGTCACTGGCCTCGGCCACCTCCCGTGGGCTGCCCTTGAACACCGCGCCGTTCTCCTCGAGCGGCCGGGTCACCTCCCGGCGGACATCGTTGACCACGACGCCGAAGCCGGCCTTGAGCAGGTTGGCGGCCATGCCGCTGCCCATTCCGCCCGTACCGATGAATCCGATCTGCTTCACGAGTGTCTCCTTGGTTTTCGTGCGCCTTGTCGGAGAATGCGCTGGATCTGCCGCAGGCGGCCTTCATCCTCGGCTTCCAGGCGAACCCCCGGGGGCAGCCCCTCGATCAGCTTGCGCGCGTTGGCGATACGCACCGCGGTCGCCGGGTGGGTCGACAGAAAGCTCGGCGCGGAGCCGCCGCCCTTCTCCTTTTGCAGCGTTTCAAAGAAGCTGACGAGCCCACGCGGATCGTAGCCCGCCCGGTGCATGAGCCCCAGGGCAAAGACGTCCGCTTCGTGCTCGGCCTCGCGGCTGAACGTGTTGAGGTATCCCATGGCCGCCAGGCCGCCGAGAGCCGCGGTGGCCCGCCCCGCTTCGGCGCCCGCGGCGATTTGGGCGGCGGCCGCACCCGCCTGCCGCAGAATGTTGGTGGCGAGGGCGCGGTTGAAGTTGCGGGCGACGTGGCGCTTGGCCACATGCCCGATCTCGTGGGCGATGACCGCGGCCAGCTCGCTCACGTTCCGCGCCGCGAGAATGGTACCGGTGTAAAGGTAGATATGGCCCGCGGGCGCGGCGAACGCGTTGACGTCGTCATTGGGGACGACCTTGAAACGGTAGCTGAACGGCTGGGGCGCCGCGTGTTCAAGAAGCCGCGCACCGATGGCGGAGATGTATCGGGCAACGGTGGCATCGCGCACCAATTCGGTGCGGAGCTCGAAATTGCGTGAGAAGTCGGCTCCCAGGCTGCGCTCGTCCTCTACGCTCAAGGGGGCACAAGCCCCCAACACCGCCATCAGCAGCGTGCCCACCGCCGACCGGACAAATCCCGGGAAACGCATCGCCTAAGATTAACCGGCGCAACCTTGCCTTACAAGCGTTGCGGGCGCCGTTGCGCCCTCGGGACCGGCCGGGTCGCGGCGGCCGCTGCCGGGCGGTTTCTCAAGACCCTCCGGTGCGTTACAATCCAGCGTCATGGCTTCCAATCCCAAGAAGATCGCCGGTGAACACGCCGCGGACTATGTAACGCACGACATGATCGTAGGTCTGGGAACGGGCTCGACGGCCTATTTCGCCATCGTCCGGCTGGCCCAGAGAATCCGTGACGAATCGCTGCGCATTCGCTGCATCCCCACGTCCGAGAGTTCGGCGACCCTGGCGCGGGAACTCGGCATCCCCCTCACCAGTTTCGCGGAGGTGCTTCACGTCGACGTCACCATCGACGGCGCCGACGAGGTGGACCCGGCATTCAACCTCATCAAGGGCGGCGGCGGAGCGCTCCTGCGCGAAAAGTTCGTCGCCTCCGCGAGCGAGACCGAGTTGATCATCGTCGACGAGAGCAAGCTGAAAGAGCGCCTAGGCGCCTTTCCCCTGCCCGTGGAGGTCGTGCCGTTCGGCTGGCAGATGACGCGAAAGCGCCTGCGGGACCTCGGCTGCGACGCGCGTTTCCGCTCGTCGGACAACGCCCCGTTCGTGACCGACAACGGCAACTACATCCTGGACTGCTCGTTCGGCGTCATTGAGGATCCGCCCACCCTGGAACGCGAGATCGTCGGGACCTGCGGTGTCGTGGAGTGCGGGATCTTCAGCGGGCTCGCCACCCGGATCCTCATCGGCACGTCCGACGGGAACCTGGTTGAGCGGGCGGACCCGGAGAAGCTCACCTGACGGGACCGGCTACCAGCGTTCCCGGTTCCCACCACCGCCGCGGTTGTCTCCGAATCCGCCGCGGCGTTCCTGAGGACGCGCCTCGCTGACCGTCAACTTGCGTCCCCCCAACTCCGTTTCGTGCAGGGCATCGATGGCCTGTTGTGCCTCGTCCCCCGACCCCATCTCCACGAAACCGAATCCGCGCGAGCGGCCCGTGAACTTGTCGGTGATGATCCTGGCGGACACCACCGTGCCGTGCGCGGCAAACACGTCCTGGAGTTGATCTTCCGTTGTCGCGTAGGGCAGACCGCCCACATACAGCTTCTCGTTCATGCTTTCCTCCGTCTTTTCTCTTTTCGACCCCGCGACAGGACACGATGAAAGCCGAACGCAATAGGGACGATCGAAGCTCTCGGACCGGGTTTGGATCTTACGCGATCTCTCACAAGGCGAAAAAGATATCGTTCATTTGTCAACCCGTTGTACCTTATATTGACCCGCTACCCTTTTTGTCAACTGGGTTCCGCAAATTCACTAATCGTTAACCGCTAATGTCATTAGCGCAAAAGGCGATACCAGAGTGGCGTCCCCAAGGCGACGAGCAGGAAGAAGACGCCGGCGCCGGCGAACATCGGCGCGAAACCCCACGTGTTGGCCGCCCACCCGAGCACCAGCGGAAGAGCCATGGGCGACATGTTCCAGCCGAGTCCGGTGGCGGCCATCACCGCCGACCGATCGCTGGCGCGGCTGAGGTCCACCGCCTGAACCTGATTGAGCAGGTCCGCCACGGCCCCGGCCATGCCCAGGCCGGCGATGCAAAGACCTAGAAGCAGCCATCCTTGCGTCCAGATGCTGGCGAGGATGCACAGCCCCAACCCGGCCATGCTGATCGCGTAGAACCCCTTCTCGCGTTCGATGGTGATCTCGGAGCCCAAGGCCAGTCCGATGGCCACCGGACCGATGGAACGCACCGCGATGATCACGCCGATCCAGCCCTCGGCAAAGCTCAAGTCGCTCATGTAGACTGGGTAGATGGACTGGGTGATGCCGAAGGGCACGGCCGCCGCGCACGAACTCGAGATGAGCAGCCAGGTCCGCCCCCGCAGCAGACGGCGGCTCATCCCCACGGTCGTCTCCCACACCGTGCGGCCGCCGTGCACGCGGATGGGCGGGAGCACGAAGCCCAGCAACATGCCCAGCACCGAAGCGAAAGTCACCAGGGCGAACGTATAGCCGTATCCCAGCCAGCCCGCGAGCACGCCGCCGAGGGCCAGCCCCAACAGTTGGCCCGTGTAGTTGGCCGCCGACAACTGCCCGAGCATCTTGCCCGGATAGCGGCTGGAGAGCTGGCTCGCCATGGACTGGGCCGGAACCCAGAACATGCTGCGCGAGAGGTTCGCCAGGCCGCTTGACAACATCAGCGAGAGGAACCCCCCCGCCAGGGCCAGCGTGACGGCCGCAAGCACGTTCAGGGAATAGCAGGCCTGGAGCATGCGGTGCTCGCCGTAGCGGTCGGCCAGGGCGCCGCCAACGAAGCGCATGATGATGGTCAGCAAGTAGGGGAGCCCCACCAGCGACCCGATGTCGAGCACGGAGAGCCCCAGGCTCACGCCGACGAGCGGCGTGAGCACGAACAACATGCCGTTGCACATGTTCCACAGGAGCGCGCCCGCGAAGAGGATTCCCCGCGCCGGTCGGATGCGGCCCGTATCGTTCATCGAATGTCTGGTTGGAGGCGGGGGGCGGGTATCCGCCGCGCCCTTATCCGTCCCGGTCCAGGGCGTAGTAGGCGGCGCAGTTGTCCCACAGGATCTTGTGCTTGTCTTCCTCGCTGATGGTGGCGAGATCGAGGAAGCTTTCCACCGCGTGGGGGAACTTGGAGTCACCGTGGGGATAGTCGGTGGAGAACACGATACGCTCGTTGCCGAGGTAGTCGATGACGTACTTCACCGGCTCCTCGTCCGGTTCCACGGACACGAAGCACTGGCGCTTGAAGTACTCGCTCGGGGGCATGGCCAGATCCGGCGACCAGACGTCCGCCTCCCTCTCGCATGCCTCGTCCATGCGCCAAAGGAGCCAGGGCAGCCAGCCGCAGTTGGCCTCCAAGAAGGCCACCCTCAGGTTCGGATGCCGCGCCAGCACGCCTCCCGCGCAGATGCTGCCCATGGCCAGCATTTGCTCCACGGGCTGGGCGAACACGCGCCGCAGCATGAAGTTGGGTTCGAACTGGTCGCCCACCTGACGCACGCCCGAAGACGAGGACTCGTGCAGTCCCAGGGGCATGTGGAGCTCTTCCAGGGCGCTCCAGAGGGGCTCGTAACAGGGGTCGTGGAAGCTGCGGTCGTTGACGGGATTCGAGCGCATGAAGATGCCCCGGAAGCCCAGTTCCCTGGCGCAGCGGGTCGCCTCCGCCACCGCCGCGTCGACGTCGAAGGGCGACAGCATGCCCGCGCCCAGCAGGCGCGTGGGGTCGGCCGCGCAGAAATCGTGAAGCCAGTTGTTGTAGGCCCGCGCCACGGCGGCGGCGAAACGCGGTTCCATGTCCGCCTCGCTCAGGGCCTGGAGGCCGCGCGTGGGATAGAGCACCGCCACATCGATGCCCTCGATGTCCATGGCTTCCAGTTGCACCTCCGGCGTCCAGCCCCGCTCCGCGTGGGTGCCGTAGATGCCCTGGTTCTTCTTGAAGTTGTGCCCCTGAGTGACGTTGCCGGCATGGACCTCGGGGAGGCCCCAGAGCCTTCCGTCCGGATGGACCATGCGCAGGTCGCGCACGTTCTCGCTGGTGACGCCGCGGGGGGCGTAAGGCCTGAACTCGGGCTCCAGGTACTTCTCCCACAAGTCCGGCGGCTCCATGATGTGCATGTCGCTGTCGAGAATGCGGTATCCGTTCTTGGCCATCTGTTCCTCCCGTCGGACTCGGACCCGGCCTATCCCTTCCAGGCGCCCCACGCCAGGCTGAGCCACCCCACCAGGAACGCGAGCCCGCCGATGGGGGTGATCGCGCCCAGCCAGCGGATGCCCGAAAGGCTCAGGACGTAAAGGCTGCCCGAGAACACCACCGTGCCGACGACGAACGACCAGCCGGCCACCAGGAACTCGGGACGGGGCCAGCGCCCGAACGCCAGCGCCACGGCCACCAGTCCCAGCGCGTGGTACATCTGATAGCGCACGCCTACCTCGAAGATGTCGAACATCTCGACCGAGAGCCGGCTGCGCAGGCCGTGGGCGGCAAACGCGCCCAGCGCGACCCCGGCAAACCCGGACAAGGAACCCAGCAGCAGGAACAGACGATCGGCGCCCACGAGAACTCCGGCGCACCGCTCCGGCATACGGAACGCGATGCGAAACAAGACAGGGTGTCCGCCGGACCGCCCCCCAAGAAAGCCTTCGGAGGCGGTGCCCGCGCGATCCGCTAGTCTTTCACACGGACTCCGCGATTGCAACGTGTTGCGGAAGGATGGTGGGGGTGCGGCGGGGATGGACAATTCACCCCCCTTGGGCTACTCTATCGCAACATGACACGGAGTCCACGCGGACTCGAGGAAAGGGGGCTTGGTGCACACAGCACACGTGGTATGAGCAAGCAGGACAACATCGAGGTTACGGGCACGGTGAGGGAGAGCCTTCCCAACGCCATGTTCAAGGTCGAACTGGACAACAAGCACAACGTACTTGCGTACACCGCGGGCAAGATGCGCAAGTTCTACATCAAGATTCTGCCCGGAGACCGGGTGACGCTCGAGCTGTCGCCCTATGACCTGAGCCGCGGCCGGATTACCTACCGGCATCGCAACTAAGGCACCTACCCACTGGCGCACGCACGGCCGATACCGGCGTGCCGCGTGCACCACCGGACACCGCACTAGGAGGCGGGCATACGCTCCATGATGTCGCGGCGCGCGGCTTGGGCGCGCCGCACCACGGCCTCCTCGTCGAGCAGGGTACAGCGGCGTTCGCGCATCAGCACCTTGCCGTCGGCCATCACCGTGTCCACGTCGGTGGCCTTGGCGCAATGCACCAACTGACTCACCAGGTCGTTGACGGGCTGGAAATGCGGCTTGTCCACGTCCACCAGGATCAGGTCCGCGCGCTTGCCCACCTCCACCGTGCCGCAGACCGACCCGAGGCCCAGCGCCTGGGCGCCGTCGGCCGTGCCCATGCGCAGAACCGTGTAGGGATCGATGACGCCGGCGTCCTGGTGTTTGACCTTCTGCAACAGTGACGCCGCCTTCATGGTCTCGAACAGGTCCTGGCCGTGGTTGCTCGCCGCGCCGTCCGTGCCCAGACCGACCCGGACGCCGGCCGCCAGCATCTCCAC
This region includes:
- a CDS encoding MFS transporter, yielding MNDTGRIRPARGILFAGALLWNMCNGMLFVLTPLVGVSLGLSVLDIGSLVGLPYLLTIIMRFVGGALADRYGEHRMLQACYSLNVLAAVTLALAGGFLSLMLSSGLANLSRSMFWVPAQSMASQLSSRYPGKMLGQLSAANYTGQLLGLALGGVLAGWLGYGYTFALVTFASVLGMLLGFVLPPIRVHGGRTVWETTVGMSRRLLRGRTWLLISSSCAAAVPFGITQSIYPVYMSDLSFAEGWIGVIIAVRSIGPVAIGLALGSEITIEREKGFYAISMAGLGLCILASIWTQGWLLLGLCIAGLGMAGAVADLLNQVQAVDLSRASDRSAVMAATGLGWNMSPMALPLVLGWAANTWGFAPMFAGAGVFFLLVALGTPLWYRLLR
- a CDS encoding xanthine dehydrogenase family protein molybdopterin-binding subunit; amino-acid sequence: MARAGRASTAMEVVGTPRNRIEGVDKVTGAAMYAGDLDIPGTLEARVLRGTHAHARVRSIDVSAALRVPGVVAVLSRDDLGDMDPYYGHCLRDRPIVAMERVRHVGEPVAAVAAHGALAAEEAISRIEVEYDELPCVTSLDEALADGAPVLHERAAGSGDFHDVNLSDAREHPNICHHEHIELGDADRGFAQSDEIFEDTFHFPMVCHYSMEPHTTTALVRGRQVTLWSASAHPFLIRSELAKLFGLSMTDVQVVVPYVGGAFGGKSYLKIEPLVVALARKTPGQPVRLQHSVTESMLTARRHSARCHIKTGVKRDGTIMAREVKMYLDTGAYADNGPRVVARAVLRVHGAYRCANFRSDSYGIYTNSVPAGSMRSIGGPQSIWPVEAQMDRIAEALGLDPLQYRLRHLLDRDEAIRPNSRGVDGDLREGLNRVAEMVRQTGAPPAGGGTGFAVGITDSEANPVSTAIVRLLSDGDVVVMAGSTEVGQGARTVLSQIVAEELCVPFERVRLRGTDTHTTPFDRSTGASRSTTVMGTAVKFAAADVHRQVKAIAAEQFGVEPERVMLKGGAAWCGEARRDFSEVVSGYFGMPGGELIGRGYVRAGGGISPILPIFWEVGIGGAVVAVDRDTGELTVERYSSVADVGRAINPRQAEGQDEGAAVMAMGHTLFESLIYADGQPLNPNLVDYRVPAFRDIPRIFESCLLENGDGPGPYGAKGMGEGGIIPVAPAVCNALAQATGVRIHELPLTPERVWRALRKAAAETA
- a CDS encoding RNA-binding protein, which codes for MNEKLYVGGLPYATTEDQLQDVFAAHGTVVSARIITDKFTGRSRGFGFVEMGSGDEAQQAIDALHETELGGRKLTVSEARPQERRGGFGDNRGGGGNRERW
- a CDS encoding M48 family metallopeptidase, with translation MRFPGFVRSAVGTLLMAVLGACAPLSVEDERSLGADFSRNFELRTELVRDATVARYISAIGARLLEHAAPQPFSYRFKVVPNDDVNAFAAPAGHIYLYTGTILAARNVSELAAVIAHEIGHVAKRHVARNFNRALATNILRQAGAAAAQIAAGAEAGRATAALGGLAAMGYLNTFSREAEHEADVFALGLMHRAGYDPRGLVSFFETLQKEKGGGSAPSFLSTHPATAVRIANARKLIEGLPPGVRLEAEDEGRLRQIQRILRQGARKPRRHS
- a CDS encoding S-(hydroxymethyl)glutathione dehydrogenase/class III alcohol dehydrogenase, giving the protein MKSRAAVAFEAGKPLEVVEVDVEGPREGEVLMRIVATGVCHTDEFTLSGADPEGLFPSILGHEGGAVVEEVGAGVTTVKAGDHVIPLYVPECRACDYCRSGKTNLCQSIRVTQGQGVMPDGTGRFTLGGKPIFHYMGTSTFSEYTVLPEVSVAKIDPKAPLEKVCLLACGVTTGIGAVLNTAKVEAGATVAVFGLGGIGLSVIQGAVMAKAGRIIGVDTNPAKFDMAQRLGATDVLNPRDSDRPVQEVLVDMTDGGADYSFECIGNVDTMRAALECCHKGWGESTIIGVAGAGKEISTRPFQLVTGRVWRGTAFGGVKGRSQLPGYVDRYTAGEINLDDMITHTMPLEDINGAFDLMHEGKSIRSVVIYG
- a CDS encoding alpha/beta fold hydrolase, with amino-acid sequence MPTIERQGVTLYYETHGAGRPFLFLSETACHCDVWKLHQVPEFSRGHQVILYDYRGTGRSTWPSGPYSVKDFADDAAAVLEHLDARDAVVCGHSMGGSVAQVMALDHSDRVSALICASGRAFNPTPGIPLRIAKEMVEWGYKQYLRDHGILVGFTDAFVKRYPHRVEGYLAVRLAHLNPVEQYFRHVIARQAHDVKERLKEIRMPTLILVGAEEHNVTSDTSLRQAADELAAGIPGAEFVELEGERHSYFFVNPDAAHAAIRKFLAG
- a CDS encoding DoxX family protein; this encodes MNAIFQTEPNMAFVILRLGLAVTFFAHSSMHLIGWFGGRGIKGQTGNWRDKYHIPVWIGVIGILTEALSVPALILGFFTRPLALGLMIFLAVATWKSHVEFGFFLSGGGRKGMGIEYCLALFLMAFALLVGGAGALSIDGMLAR
- the rpiA gene encoding ribose-5-phosphate isomerase RpiA, with product MASNPKKIAGEHAADYVTHDMIVGLGTGSTAYFAIVRLAQRIRDESLRIRCIPTSESSATLARELGIPLTSFAEVLHVDVTIDGADEVDPAFNLIKGGGGALLREKFVASASETELIIVDESKLKERLGAFPLPVEVVPFGWQMTRKRLRDLGCDARFRSSDNAPFVTDNGNYILDCSFGVIEDPPTLEREIVGTCGVVECGIFSGLATRILIGTSDGNLVERADPEKLT
- a CDS encoding NAD(P)-dependent oxidoreductase, whose amino-acid sequence is MKQIGFIGTGGMGSGMAANLLKAGFGVVVNDVRREVTRPLEENGAVFKGSPREVAEASDVVLSMLPYGAAVRQVALGEGGLSEAAGGARTWVDFSSIDKKTVLDVNGTLGERGWALLDASVSGVEEAAAAATLSIWASGPRPLYDENLAVFQAMGKKVVYMGELGNAKLVKTANAMFSGIMHMGMVEVYNWLKAGGLNEEDFENFIRSSQNYSDALERVTRIIVSGEFKPRKSWMPKDVGFGLDVAREMEIPVPFSSLVYQMFAIAQANGVDGYEATGIACEVFSILCGRKEAR